A portion of the Gossypium arboreum isolate Shixiya-1 chromosome 8, ASM2569848v2, whole genome shotgun sequence genome contains these proteins:
- the LOC108483428 gene encoding G-type lectin S-receptor-like serine/threonine-protein kinase RLK1, producing the protein MASVFHPLFSAYILLLLPLVAAQSSAGDIRPSTFIEATDDANPWLSSSNHFALGFHQLENKDQFLLAIWYYKIPNRTIVWYANGDKPAPRRSKVELTADRGLVLTDPNGLLIWRSDFATGEVAFATMNDTGNFVVYSDSESLWESFNNPTDTLLPTQVIDRGGLLSSRHKENNFSKGRFQFRLLPDGNAVLNSINLESNFTYVAYYISGTYDQQNSSNSGFQVRLDQDGSFYVLRGNNQTHSLSVGDEAPSADYHYRATLNFDGVLTLSSYPKNTGSSRNWSVFKTIPDNICTTNFAELGSGTCGFNSICTLKPDKRPECKCPPGYSLSDANEEYGNCQADFMQGCAADAQNSSQDLYKLVELQNTDWPTSDYERINPCSVNDCKAYCLQDCLCIVAVYNENGCWKKSLPLPYGRQDTQVTSISFLKVRKDNFAHKTPPTMPDKKGNQNSLIILISVLLGSSVFVNFLLVGILCMGSFFLYQKKISRNQRNKTIIQSSLRYFNYEEMEDATNGFKEELGRGSFGIVYKGVIDTDSQHQTGVAVKKLDRVVQDTDKEFRTEVNVIAQTHHRNLVKLLGYCDESQHRMLVYEYLSNGTLASSLFGDIKPSWNQRTEIAVGIARGLCYLHEECSPQIIHCDIKPQNILLDDYYEARISDFGLSKLLGTEQSFTNTNIRGTKGYVAPEWFKTVPVSVKVDVYSFGVLLLEIICCRRNVAMDVEVERAILTDWACDCFLEGAVDALVDSDAEALSDKMKLERFVMVALWCIQEDISFRPTMKKVLLMLEGIIQVPAPPFTSPLTSHSCQI; encoded by the coding sequence ATGGCCTCAGTTTTTCATCCTTTGTTTTCCGCATACATATTGCTGCTCCTACCTCTTGTTGCTGCTCAAAGTAGTGCTGGTGACATCCGCCCTAGCACCTTCATCGAAGCGACTGATGATGCAAACCCATGGCTTTCTTCTTCCAATCATTTCGCCTTGGGATTTCACCAACTTGAAAATAAAGATCAATTCCTACTTGCTATATGGTATTATAAAATACCAAACCGTACCATTGTTTGGTATGCAAATGGAGATAAACCTGCTCCAAGAAGATCCAAGGTGGAGTTAACTGCTGATCGAGGACTAGTTCTCACCGATCCTAATGGTCTACTGATATGGAGATCTGATTTTGCCACCGGTGAAGTTGCGTTTGCTACAATGAATGATACAGGCAATTTTGTAGTTTATAGTGATTCTGAATCACTGTGGGAGAGCTTCAACAACCCTACTGATACACTGTTACCCACTCAGGTAATCGACAGGGGTGGTTTGCTTTCGTCTCGGCATAAAGAGAACAACTTCTCAAAGGGTAGATTCCAGTTTCGTTTACTTCCAGATGGAAATGCTGTGCTCAATTCCATAAATTTGGAGTCCAACTTTACTTACGTTGCATACTACATTAGTGGCACTTATGATCAACAAAATTCATCCAATTCTGGTTTTCAAGTGAGGCTTGATCAAGATGGATCCTTTTACGTACTGAGAGGAAACAATCAGACACATTCACTTAGCGTAGGAGATGAAGCTCCTTCTGCAGATTACCACTACAGAGCGACTCTAAATTTTGATGGCGTTTTGACCCTGTCTAGTTATCCCAAGAACACGGGAAGCAGTCGAAACTGGAGTGTGTTTAAGACCATTCCAGATAATATTTGCACAACTAATTTTGCGGAGTTGGGTAGTGGAACTTGTGGCTTCAATAGTATCTGCACACTTAAACCCGACAAAAGGCCAGAATGTAAATGCCCACCAGGATATTCTTTATCCGATGCAAATGAAGAGTACGGTAACTGCCAAGCAGATTTCATGCAGGGTTGTGCAGCAGATGCACAAAATTCCTCACAAGATTTATACAAATTAGTGGAACTGCAGAATACAGATTGGCCGACTTCCGATTATGAGCGGATTAATCCTTGCAGTGTAAATGACTGTAAAGCTTACTGTTTGCAGGATTGTCTGTGTATTGTGGCTGTGTACAATGAGAATGGCTGTTGGAAGAAGTCTCTGCCACTTCCATACGGGAGACAAGATACGCAAGTGACTTCCATCTCCTTTCTCAAagtaagaaaagataattttgcCCATAAAACCCCTCCGACGATGCCAGACAAAAAGGGGAACCAGAATTCGCTGATAATTCTGATTTCAGTGCTCTTAGGTAGCTCTGTGTTTGTCAACTTCCTACTTGTTGGGATATTATGTATGGGATCATTTTTCTTGTACCAAAAAAAGATTTCAAGAAATCAGAGAAACAAAACTATCATACAAAGCAGCTTAAGGTATTTTAATTATGAGGAGATGGAAGACGCTACAAATGGATTCAAGGAGGAGCTGGGAAGGGGATCATTCGGCATCGTTTATAAAGGGGTAATAGACACAGATTCTCAACATCAGACTGGAGTTGCAGTTAAGAAGTTAGACAGGGTGGTTCAAGACACAGACAAGGAATTCAGAACTGAAGTGAATGTGATTGCTCAAACACACCATAGGAATCTTGTCAAGTTGCTGGGATATTGTGACGAGAGTCAACATCGAATGCTGGTATACGAGTACTTAAGCAATGGGACACTAGCAAGCTCTCTCTTTGGGGATATAAAACCAAGCTGGAACCAAAGGACAGAAATTGCTGTGGGAATTGCTAGAGGACTGTGTTACTTGCACGAGGAGTGTAGCCCCCAAATAATCCATTGTGATATAAAGCCTCAAAACATACTTCTTGATGATTACTATGAAGCTCGGATCTCTGACTTTGGGCTGTCAAAGCTTTTAGGCACGGAGCAATCCTTTACTAATACTAATATTAGGGGCACAAAAGGGTATGTAGCACCTGAATGGTTCAAGACCGTGCCCGTAAGTGTGAAGGTTGATGTCTATAGCTTTGGTGTCTTGCTGCTAGAAATCATTTGTTGTAGAAGAAATGTAGCAATGGATGTTGAAGTAGAGAGAGCAATTTTGACAGATTGGGCTTGTGACTGCTTTTTGGAAGGCGCTGTCGATGCCCTTGTCGACTCTGATGCAGAGGCCTTAAGTGACAAGATGAAGCTGGAGAGGTTTGTAATGGTGGCTCTTTGGTGCATTCAAGAAGACATCTCTTTCAGACCCACCATGAAGAAAGTTTTGCTGATGCTTGAGGGAATAATTCAGGTGCCTGCTCCTCCATTTACATCTCCATTAACTAGTCACAGTTGTCAAATTTGA